CCCCTCCCCCGCCGACGGCGCCTTCCTCGACCCCGGGATCGGCGCGCCCCTCCCGGGTGCTGGTCGAAAACGGAGGGCGCGTCGCCTGGTCGCATGTCCGAGATCTCATCGCCTACGATCACATCGGGCCGGACGGATCCTACGAGATCTCCACCATCCGGCCGGACGGCACGGAGTCCCGTTGCCTGACCTGCGGGCAGCGCGCCCTGCCCCGTTCGCACCGGGGGAACCCGGCCTGGCATCCGTCGGGCGACTACCTGGTGCTGCAGGCGCACAATCCGGCGGTCTCGTCGCATCGAGGACCGCAGGAGCGCTACCTCGGCACGCCCGGCATCGGCATCCACAACGACATCTGGATCATCTCCGCCGACGGCGCTCGCGCCTGGAAGGTGACGAATGTCGGGACGGGGGGCGGGGTGCTGCACCCACGGTTCTCCCACGACGGCCGGACTCTGGTCTGGAGCGAGGTCGTCGATCCGGGGAGGCGCGGTTTGGGCGGGCAGTGGGCGATCAAGATCGCAGAGGTGACCTTCGTCGATGGGGCGCCCCGCGTCACGAACGTCCGGACGGTGCAGCCGGGCGGGCTCCAGCTCTACGAGACGCACAGCTTCTCGCCGGACGACGGCCGACTCCTGTTCTCCGGCGTGCCGCGGGGAGGAACTTACTTCGACCTGGAGATCTACAGCTACGAGTTGCGTTCGGGACGTCTGCTGCGCCTGACCCAGAATCGAGAGTGGGACGAGCATGCCCATTTCACGCCCGACGGCCGGGCGATCGTCTGGGCCAGCAGCGAGGGGATCGCCATGCGCAAGGATCCCCGGGATCTGCGCCTGGACTACTGGACCATGGCCCCCGACGGCCGGGGCAAGCGACGGCTGACCTGGTACAACGAGTCGCCGGCCGCCGGCGAGGGGACCGTCGCCGCGGACTTCGAGTTCGGGCCCGACGGCAAGACCATCGTGGCCAAATTCGGCGTCGCCGGCCGGGGCGAACGCGTCCTCCTGCTGCGCCTCTTTGACTAGCCGCTGGAGGGCCTTGCGCCCGCCAGCCGGGCATGGTAAAGTAACGGGCACTATCGCCGTGACGGGGAATGTAGGAGGAGACCCTGCGCGAGCGAGCGCCGTCCATCGGGTGCAAGACGGCGCCGCAGAAGCCCTCCGAACCCACCCCTGAGCGTGTCGCGACGAGCGGCCGGCGCCCGCCGATACCGGGCAGCGAGAGCCCATCCGCCGCTGCCGGGCGGGTGGGAACCAAGGTGGTACCGCGGACGCCCTTCCGCCCTTGAGGCGGAGGGCGCCTTTCATTTTCGGCGGAGGTGGCCGGAGTGGGCATCACGAGCGTGATCGGATTCATCGGCGCGGGCAACATGGCCGGCGCCCTGGTGCGGGGCCTGCTGGGCGAACGCGTGGTGGCCCCGGCGCACCTGTGGGCGACGAACCGGAGCAACGACGCCCGGCTGGAGGCGTTGCGCAACCAGTACGGAATCACCGTCACGCGCAGCAAGCGGGAGATCGCCGGCGCCGCATCGGTCCTGATCCTGGCCGTGAAACCAAAGGACATGAGCGAGGTCCTCCGAGAGCTGGACGGTCTGGTGCGCCGCGACCACCTGGTCATCTCGGTGGCCGCCGGAGTTCCCCTGCGGACCATCGAGGCCGCGTTCCCCGACGCCGCCGTCGTCCGCGCCATGCCCAACACCTCCGCGGCGGTGCAGGAGTCGGCGACGGCGCTGGCCGCAGGAACGCGCGCCGGCGCCGCGCACCTGTCCACGGCCGAAGCGATCTTCCGCGCCGTGGGCGACGTGATCACCGTGGAGGAAGAGCTCCTGGACGTCATCACCGGGTTGTCGGGCAGCGGACCGGCCTACGTCTACCGGCTGATCGAAGCGATGATCCACGCGGGCACCGAGCTCGGGCTGGAGGCACCGCTGGCGCGGCGGCTGGCCATCCAGACCCTGGTGGGGGCGGCGCGCATGCTGGAGACCTCGCGGGAGGATCCGGGTGAGCTCCGGGAGCGGGTCACCTCGCCGGGCGGCACGACGATGGCGGCGCTGCGGGCCCTGGAGGACCGGGGATTCGCCGCCGCGGTCCGGGAAGCGGTCGGCCGGGCCGCCGATCGGGCCCGCGAGATGGCGGAGGAGTTCGGCTAACCTGCGGCTTCGGCAGCCGGCTTGCGGGCTCTGACCGTGACGCTGAATACCGTCCCGGTCCCCGTGCTCACGGGTTCCACGTCCACAAACCCCGCGGCGCGAATCGCGGCCAGGTAGTCGTCGAGGTCCAGTGCGCCGCCGACGCAGGCCGCCCAGGCCTCCATGGACCGGCGCACGGTCTCCGGGATCGGGCCGCGGGTCACGATGTCGGAGACGACGAGGCGGCCCCCCGGCCGCAGGACGCGGAACGCCTCCCGGAACGCGGCCCGCTTGTCGGGGACGAGGTTGATCACGCAGTTGCTGATCACGACGTCGGCGCTGCAGTCGGCCAGCGGCAGGTGCTCGATCTCGCCCAATCGAAACTCGGCGTTGGCGATCCCGGTGCGCTCGGCGTTCTCCCGCGCCTTCCAGACCATCTCCGGCGTCATGTCCACGCCGACGGCATATCCCCCGGGAGCGGCCTGGCGGGCGGCCAGCAGCACCTCTCGCCCCGCCCCTGATCCGAGGTCGACCACGACCTCCCCGGAACGCACCCCCGCGTACTCCAGGGGGCTCCCGCAGCCCAGCGAGGGACCGCTGAAGTGCTCGAGCACCTCCTCGCCCGCAGAGACCTCAGGGGCCCCGCAACAGCCCGAGGCCAGGGGGCCTTCTCCGCAGCACCCGCCGCCGGCCCGCGCGGCGTAGTGTGCCCGCACCTGCCGTCGGATCTGCTCCGGCGGAATCATGACCGCGACCTCCTCCCCTCGACCGCCTCAAGACGCATCCGCATCGCCTGCGCCGTCACGCAGCACGCATCGGCAAACTCGGTGGACCGCCGCACGTCGGGAGCCACCTCCTCCCGCGCCACCGGTTCGAACCCGAATCGCCGGAAATACCCGGCGGCGTCGGTCGTGAGCAGGAAGACCTCCGCGACTCCCTGCCCGACGGCGCGCCGGAGCAACCTCGTCACGAGCGCGCCCGGAATCCCCCGGCCGCGGTAGGCGGGGGCGGCGGCCACCGAGCGCAGCAGCGCGGTTCGACCGTACCTTTCCAGCCCCGCTGCGGCCACGATCCGGCCCGCCTCTTCGGCCACGGCAAAGCCGGCGATGTGCTCGGCCACCCCGGCGGTGGGCAGGCCGACTTCCCGGAGCAGATGCCGGATCGCGGCCAGATCGGCCGCCTGCGCGTCCCGAATCGTCACGCCGACCATCGGGTCCTCAGGAGGAGCCGTCGTTCCATCGATAACCTTCGATAAATTCGGTCCGTGTCCCTGCTAAATCGCGCCGACGAGTTCCTGGATCAGGGCTTTGATGGCGTTCCGGCGCAGGGCATAGTAGGCCCAGATCCCGTGCCGCGTGACATCGACCAGCCCCGCCTCGCGAAGCACCCGCAGGTGGTGGGAGATGGTGGGCTGTCCGACCTCGAAGGCCTGCTGGATCTCGCAGACGCACAGGGCGTCGTGGCGGGAAAGGAGGGTGAGTATCTTGAGCCGGATCTCGTCCCCCAGGGCGCGGAACGCCGTCGCGGCGTGTGCGATCCGGCGCTCGTCGAACCGGGTTCCGGCCACGGCGGTCAGGCACTGGTCGTCACAGCAGGCCCGGTGCACCGCCTCCCGATCGGCTTCCTTCGCCACCGCCACGGCGCACAGGATACTCTATAAATCGAAAGTTGTCAATGCATTTCTGGCCCACCAACGGCCGGGCCTGCAGCGATGAGGGGGGCCGGACAGACGACTGCCCGACGCGAGCTCGCTCGCGTCGGGCAGTCCGTACGAGTTGGGGAGCAGAGGCGTTTCCCGAAGCCTCAGCTCTGCTGGCCGTCTCCGGGCCCGGCGGGGACCTCCTCGGGGGTGAGTCCCTTTCGCCCGCGCTCGTAGGCCACGCGCAGCCGCCGCGACCCCTCTTCCACAATCGATCGGCCGCGCCGGGTCAGGTCGTCGGCCGTCTCGCGCACGCGCTCGCCCAGCCCCCCGGCGGTGGAGCGGAGACGATCGCCGACGGTCTCCGCGCCGCTCCGGATCCGCTGCCGCGTCTCCTGGCCTGACCGCGGGGCAAACAGCACCCCCAGTCCGATCCCGACCAGGCTCCCGACGATCATACCGGTCCAGAACTCTCTCCGTCCCACCACGGCCATCCCTCCTCGTCTCGCCACTTCCATTATACTAGCATCACCACACACGCATTCCCGCACTGTCGCGGTGGAGGTTGGCCATGGCGCATGAGCTGGTGGCTCCCGTGCTCGCCCGATACCTGGACGACCTCGTTCCTCCCCGCCCGAGAGAACTCGCGGCGATGGAAACCTACGGACGCAAGGCCGGGTTCCCCATTATAGGACCGGCGGCGGGACAGTTCTGCTACGTGCTGGCCCGCCTGACGGGCGCGCGGCGCGTTTTCGAGATGGGCTCGGGGTACGGCTATTCCACGGCGTGGTTCGCGCGCGCCGTGAAGGACAACGGCGGCGGAACGGTCTTCCACGTCGTGTGGGATGAGGAGCTTTCGCAGCGGGGGCGACGGCACCTGCGCGCGCTGGACCTCGACGATGTGGTCGAGTATCGCGTCGGCGAAGCCGTGGCGATCCTGCGGGAGACTCCGGGGCCCTTCGACCTGATCTTCAACGACATCGACAAGTCGGCGTACCCGGCCTCTCTCGCGGTGATCGCCGAGAAGCTGCGCCCCGGCGGTGCCCTCATCGTGGACAACGGGCTCTGGGGCGGCCGCGTGTTCGATCGCCGCGATCGGACGCCGGCCACGGAGGGGGTCCGGGAGCTGACCAGGCTCCTGACCACCGATCCCCGCTGGGCGACGACCCTGGTCCCCATCCGGGACGGCCTCCTGATCGCCTGCCGCCAGGAACGGTGACCGGCGTCAGCCCTGGAAGACGGCCGGGCGCTCCCGCCCGGCGACGCTCACGACGGGCCAGTACGGGTCCAGCGTGAGGTTTTCCAGGCCCTCGGCGGTGATCAGGAAGGTATCCTCGACCTTCGCCCCGGGCAGTGATGGGTTCCAGGCGACGGCCATGCCGTGCCCGAGTTCGACGTGCGTGGCCGGTGTGGCCACGATTTCTCTCGGGCGGTACCCGGCGAGTCCCCCCTGATGGTGCTCCTCGAAGGCTGCGGCGCGCGACAGGCGTTCGTAGGCTGAGCGGACGGCTTCCAGCACGTGGGCCAGGGTTGCTCCTGGCCGCGTGGCCGCCAGGGCCGCCGCCTCTACCGCCAACACCTGCTCGTACAGACCGGCGACCTCCGGGTGGCCCCAGCTCCGCATCCGGGTCACATTGGCGACGAGGCCGTGGCGGCGGCCGCACACCACGGCCAGACATAACCTTCCGAGCGGCCGATCCTTCGGCAGAGGATGCCGATAACGGAAGAGGCGATCCTCGCCGGCGGCGAGCAGGACCACGGGCTGGATGCCTCTGGCCGTCAGGCGCTCCGCAATGACGGCGGCCAGCCGCCGCTCGCTCCACCCAGGCAGGGCCTCGCGGACGGCCTCGCCCAAGGCCATCGCCGTCTCCCGTCCAAGGGTCCGGAACTGCTCGCAGGCGCGCCCGGGCAGGACCAGACGTAGGGACGTGAGGTCGTGCTCGAGATCGTTGGGATACTGGAGAGGCGGTAGCGCATGCCAGGGATAGGAGATCGGGCGAAGCCCCGGAGCCTCCTCTTCGGCGAGGCGGGCGGCTTCGATCACCGAGGTGTGCATCACCAGCTCATCGCGTGTCGCTTCGAGCCAGGCGACGCCTTCGCCAGCCACCACGGTGCTGTCGCCGCCGGTCAGCCAGGCGAAGTTCTCCGGCCGGTACAACCACAGACGCTCCATCCCCTGCGCCGCCATCCACCCCTGCAGCTGGTTCCAGGCGTCGGCGTGGACCATCAGTGCCCCCCCACCGATCCTCCATGCCGGTGGATCCGCCACCCCAGGTAGCGGGTGGTGGCCTCGTAAACGGGTCCGGCCACAGAGGCCAGGGTCACGGCCACGTGATGCTCGAACCCGTTCCGGCAGATGAAGCGCAAGAGATCCTGCATCTCCGGGATCTCCACGACGGCATACCCGCCGAAGGTTTGTAGAAACTCCTCCACAACCCGCCCCTCGCCGATGTAGCCGGCGATGGTGCCGGCGCGATCGTCGGTGGAAAAGCGGCAAAAGGTCAGCGGACCCGGGCGCAGCCGGCCGACGATGGTGCCGAAGGTGTTCTCCCGGCCCACCGTCCCGGCGATGATCTCCTGGTAACTCATCGTCGCCTCCTCAAACATCGTCAGCGGTAGGTTGCTGCAGTGGAAGATCACTGCCCGGTTTGGATCGTCCTTATAGTTGTTGTTCCAGTCCACGATCGCGCTGGGTTGGTTTGCGGCCAGCTGCAGCGCGTACATGGCCACCACTCCGGCGACATCCGTCTCGCAGGCGCTGGGCATCATCGCGTTGCTCATCATACTCATCACCGTGCACGGCACCACGCCCAAATACTCTTCCAGGGCGGTCCAGCACTGAATGGCGCTGGCCCGCAGCCCGTTGACGCTCATCCACTCGTCGAGCACGACGCCGAGCTTGGCCATCTTCACCAGCGCGCTCGAAGGAATCCCTTCGGTCCGTACGTAGGCGCGGATGCCGTCCAGGCGCGCCGCCACCGCCGGGCTGTCGTCCCCGAGGCGCGCGATCCGACCCAGGACCTCGGAGAGATCGAGGGTGATGACGGAGATTCCCGCCCCTTCCAGCAGCTTCTCGCTGAACCGGACCGTGTTGAAGGCCGCCGGCCGGGCCCCCACCAGTCCGACGCGCAGCCCCTGCAGCCCGCGCACCACCCGGCAGGTGGCGACGAACTCCCGGAGATCCCGACGGAACGCCGGCGTCTGCGGCGCCACGGTGTGCTGGCGAGTGAGGGAGAAGGGGATGCCGTACTGGGTCAGGTTGTTGCACACCGAGATCTTGCCGCAGAAGCTGTCGCGCCGGCTGGCGATGGTCATTTGCCCGATCTCGTCGGGAAAGGCATGGACCAGCACCGGGACGCGCAGCCCGGCCAGGCGCAGTGCGTCAGCCACGGCCCTCTCGTCGCCGAAGTTGGGCAGCGTCACCACAATGCCGGCGATCTCTTCACGGTGGACCCGAAAGAGCGCGGCGCACTTCTTCGCGTCCTCCCAGCTCTCCACGGTCCCCAGTTTGGTCTGTTCCGGATCGAGGGTGATGACGTCGATCGCCTCCTCGGCCAGCACCTGCAGGATCTCCTGCCGGCCACGCTCGCACAGGTGATCGGGGAAGAACCCCCGGTTGCCCACGATCAGTCCCAGCGTCGTCCTGCTCATATCCACCGCCTCCGTACCATTCGGTCTAGCCCTTCACGGCCCCGAAGGTCAGGCCCCGGAGCAGATAACGCTGCATCAGCAAGGAGAACACCACCACGGGCAGCATCGTCACCAGGCCGGCCGCGGCCAGCGGTCCCCAGGCCACACGGAAACCGGTGATGTACCGGCCCAGGTAGATGGGCAGCGTCTGCGCTCGGGCCGTCGAGGTCAGGATCAGGGCCAGCAGAAATTCGCCCCAGCTCTGCACGAAGCTCAGGGTCATCATGGCCGCCAATCCGGGCGCCGAGAGCGGGAGGACGACCCGCCAGAAGGTGGCGAAGGGCGTGGCGCCGTCCACGAAGGCCGCCTCATCGAGCTCGCGCGGGATCTCGTTGAAGAACGAGATCAGCACCCACACGGCAAAAGGCGTGGTGAAGGTGAGGTGCACCAGGATCAGCGCCCACCAGGTGTCGAGCAGGTGCAGCAGGCGAAAGGTCACGTAGAGGGGCAGCGCGGCGGCGATGGGCGGCAGCATACGCACGGAGATGATCCACGAGACGAAGGGCATCCCTCCAATTTTGAACCGAGAGATGGCGTATCCGGCCAACGCCGCCACAAAGGTGGAGATGAGCGCCGTGCCCAGCGCCACCACCACGCTGTTGCGCAGATAGGGTACGATGTTCTCGATCGCCGTCGTGCCGCCGCCGCCACCGTAGATCCCCGAGCCGCCTCCCGTGAAGTTATCGAGGGTCAAAGCTTGGGGAATGATCATCGGCGGCCAGCGGAACCAATCGCTGCCGGGCTTGAAGGCAGTGGTCACCAGCCAGTAGACGGGAAAGAGGAAGAACACCATGACCGCCAGTGTGATCACGAGCTTGGCCACGGCCTGAGCGCCCTCCCTCATGCCCGTTCCAGCTCCAGCAGACGGTCGATGTGCAGGATCCGGATGAGAACGTTGGTCAGGAGCGTGATGACCGCCAGCAGGAGCATGCTCAGGGCCGAGCCGTAGCCGACATCCCATCCGAAGGAGACCCCGACCTTGTAGATATAGAAGCTCAGCGGATGCGTGGCCGACCCCGGTCCGCCGAACGTCGTCATGTACACGATGTCGAAGAGTTTAAGGATGTCGATCAGGCGCACGATGAGAACCACCCAGATGAGGGGCGCGAGAAAGGGCAGCTCGATGAACCGCGTTACGGCCCAGCCCCCGGCGCCGTCCACGGTCGCCGACTCCACCAGGTCCCGGGGGACATTCTGCAGGCCGGCATACAGCACCAGGAAGACAAAAGGCGTCCACTGCCAGATGTCGATGATGATGAGCCCGATACGGGCCGCGGTGAAATCTCCCAGCCAGGAGATCCGCTCCAGCCCGAACTTGGAGAGCGCGTAGTTCACCGGACCGAACTCGAAGTTGTAGAGCATCTTCCAGGCGATGCCCGCCACCACCGCGGGGATCATCATCGGCAGCAGGAGGAGCGAGCGCCAGACCCGCTCGCCGACGACGCCGCGCAGGAGCAGCGCCAGGCCCAGCCCCAGGAGCAGCTCGACGGGCAGGGCGATCCCCGCCATCAGACCGGTGAAGACCAGCGACGCCCGCATCGTGGAGTCCCGGGCCATCTGGACGAAGTTTGCCGTCCCGACGTAGCGCGGCGGGGTCCACTGCGCCAGGTTGTAGGTGTGCGCCGACATGTAAAGCATATAGACGAACGGGTAGGCGCTCAGCCCGACCAGCAGCGCGACCAGCGGCAGGATCATCCAGAACGCCAGGCGGAAACGGCGGGGACGGCGGAGCGGCGCGTGGGGGCGGGCCGCGGACCGCGGCCCGCCCCACAGGACCGGCCTACTTGAGGAGCTTGGCCCACTCATCGGCCAGCTTGGCCAGCTCGGCCACGGTGATCGGGCGCTTCCCTCCCAGCATCTCGGAGAGCACGCCCACGGTGATGTCCTCGAGCTTCGGCTCCTGAGGAATCCGGGGACGATATCCCTGGGTGGGATA
This is a stretch of genomic DNA from Armatimonadota bacterium. It encodes these proteins:
- a CDS encoding carbohydrate ABC transporter permease, which encodes MREGAQAVAKLVITLAVMVFFLFPVYWLVTTAFKPGSDWFRWPPMIIPQALTLDNFTGGGSGIYGGGGGTTAIENIVPYLRNSVVVALGTALISTFVAALAGYAISRFKIGGMPFVSWIISVRMLPPIAAALPLYVTFRLLHLLDTWWALILVHLTFTTPFAVWVLISFFNEIPRELDEAAFVDGATPFATFWRVVLPLSAPGLAAMMTLSFVQSWGEFLLALILTSTARAQTLPIYLGRYITGFRVAWGPLAAAGLVTMLPVVVFSLLMQRYLLRGLTFGAVKG
- a CDS encoding sugar ABC transporter permease, whose product is MILPLVALLVGLSAYPFVYMLYMSAHTYNLAQWTPPRYVGTANFVQMARDSTMRASLVFTGLMAGIALPVELLLGLGLALLLRGVVGERVWRSLLLLPMMIPAVVAGIAWKMLYNFEFGPVNYALSKFGLERISWLGDFTAARIGLIIIDIWQWTPFVFLVLYAGLQNVPRDLVESATVDGAGGWAVTRFIELPFLAPLIWVVLIVRLIDILKLFDIVYMTTFGGPGSATHPLSFYIYKVGVSFGWDVGYGSALSMLLLAVITLLTNVLIRILHIDRLLELERA
- a CDS encoding L-fucose/L-arabinose isomerase family protein, producing the protein MSRTTLGLIVGNRGFFPDHLCERGRQEILQVLAEEAIDVITLDPEQTKLGTVESWEDAKKCAALFRVHREEIAGIVVTLPNFGDERAVADALRLAGLRVPVLVHAFPDEIGQMTIASRRDSFCGKISVCNNLTQYGIPFSLTRQHTVAPQTPAFRRDLREFVATCRVVRGLQGLRVGLVGARPAAFNTVRFSEKLLEGAGISVITLDLSEVLGRIARLGDDSPAVAARLDGIRAYVRTEGIPSSALVKMAKLGVVLDEWMSVNGLRASAIQCWTALEEYLGVVPCTVMSMMSNAMMPSACETDVAGVVAMYALQLAANQPSAIVDWNNNYKDDPNRAVIFHCSNLPLTMFEEATMSYQEIIAGTVGRENTFGTIVGRLRPGPLTFCRFSTDDRAGTIAGYIGEGRVVEEFLQTFGGYAVVEIPEMQDLLRFICRNGFEHHVAVTLASVAGPVYEATTRYLGWRIHRHGGSVGGH
- a CDS encoding methyltransferase domain-containing protein yields the protein MIPPEQIRRQVRAHYAARAGGGCCGEGPLASGCCGAPEVSAGEEVLEHFSGPSLGCGSPLEYAGVRSGEVVVDLGSGAGREVLLAARQAAPGGYAVGVDMTPEMVWKARENAERTGIANAEFRLGEIEHLPLADCSADVVISNCVINLVPDKRAAFREAFRVLRPGGRLVVSDIVTRGPIPETVRRSMEAWAACVGGALDLDDYLAAIRAAGFVDVEPVSTGTGTVFSVTVRARKPAAEAAG
- a CDS encoding YtxH domain-containing protein, producing MGRREFWTGMIVGSLVGIGLGVLFAPRSGQETRQRIRSGAETVGDRLRSTAGGLGERVRETADDLTRRGRSIVEEGSRRLRVAYERGRKGLTPEEVPAGPGDGQQS
- a CDS encoding O-methyltransferase, yielding MAHELVAPVLARYLDDLVPPRPRELAAMETYGRKAGFPIIGPAAGQFCYVLARLTGARRVFEMGSGYGYSTAWFARAVKDNGGGTVFHVVWDEELSQRGRRHLRALDLDDVVEYRVGEAVAILRETPGPFDLIFNDIDKSAYPASLAVIAEKLRPGGALIVDNGLWGGRVFDRRDRTPATEGVRELTRLLTTDPRWATTLVPIRDGLLIACRQER
- a CDS encoding M24 family metallopeptidase; amino-acid sequence: MVHADAWNQLQGWMAAQGMERLWLYRPENFAWLTGGDSTVVAGEGVAWLEATRDELVMHTSVIEAARLAEEEAPGLRPISYPWHALPPLQYPNDLEHDLTSLRLVLPGRACEQFRTLGRETAMALGEAVREALPGWSERRLAAVIAERLTARGIQPVVLLAAGEDRLFRYRHPLPKDRPLGRLCLAVVCGRRHGLVANVTRMRSWGHPEVAGLYEQVLAVEAAALAATRPGATLAHVLEAVRSAYERLSRAAAFEEHHQGGLAGYRPREIVATPATHVELGHGMAVAWNPSLPGAKVEDTFLITAEGLENLTLDPYWPVVSVAGRERPAVFQG
- the arsN2 gene encoding arsenic resistance N-acetyltransferase ArsN2 gives rise to the protein MVGVTIRDAQAADLAAIRHLLREVGLPTAGVAEHIAGFAVAEEAGRIVAAAGLERYGRTALLRSVAAAPAYRGRGIPGALVTRLLRRAVGQGVAEVFLLTTDAAGYFRRFGFEPVAREEVAPDVRRSTEFADACCVTAQAMRMRLEAVEGRRSRS
- a CDS encoding metalloregulator ArsR/SmtB family transcription factor produces the protein MAVAKEADREAVHRACCDDQCLTAVAGTRFDERRIAHAATAFRALGDEIRLKILTLLSRHDALCVCEIQQAFEVGQPTISHHLRVLREAGLVDVTRHGIWAYYALRRNAIKALIQELVGAI
- the proC gene encoding pyrroline-5-carboxylate reductase → MGITSVIGFIGAGNMAGALVRGLLGERVVAPAHLWATNRSNDARLEALRNQYGITVTRSKREIAGAASVLILAVKPKDMSEVLRELDGLVRRDHLVISVAAGVPLRTIEAAFPDAAVVRAMPNTSAAVQESATALAAGTRAGAAHLSTAEAIFRAVGDVITVEEELLDVITGLSGSGPAYVYRLIEAMIHAGTELGLEAPLARRLAIQTLVGAARMLETSREDPGELRERVTSPGGTTMAALRALEDRGFAAAVREAVGRAADRAREMAEEFG